A stretch of the Archangium violaceum genome encodes the following:
- a CDS encoding type I polyketide synthase, whose protein sequence is MHFGLMFFASDETALSGNDKYRLVIESARFGDQHGFSSVWVPERHFTPLGCLYPNPAVLHAALARETRRIRLNAGSVVLPLHNPLRVAEEWAVVDNLSGGRVGISFASGWNPDDFAFFPERYKDRSAQMYASLETVRRLWRGGTVEVTSGNGKQVSLRTYPAPVQRELPVWLTAASNPETFIQAGERGTHLLTHLLDQGVEQLAEKIALYRQARARRGFDPEAGTVTLMLHTYVGEDFDTVCQQARGPYCEYLKANIGLLKGLAQSRVREVDVTRLSPAELDEFVGFLFERFVSTRALIGTPSSCMELVRQLQGSGVDEIACLLDFGPPQERVLENLVHLERLKERSQAELPATRPSALARPAAPEVAPVSETPVSGAPEQVQARCPVSVEGSDFYLQVAASGAEYGPHMRAIERLWLGEGEVLGRLSLAEALAPESKAYGFHPALLDNCFLLLGALAPDSLDGAGRLLALPTGMRRFRIHRQPEGQVWSHVIRSSKAGNRELLEGDVRILDASGALIAEASGLRIQLVDRAGPAPADRGVGQLLYQVRWQLQARQEAPAPAAPSGGWVLFSDGKGIGQRLAALLADRGEHVTQVFAGESFVELGQDRYQLRPDDPEQLRRLMGRLLEAEVPPRAVVHLWSLDTRSWEETTAATLERDEALGLGSALRLVQALVGGARAESSRLWLVTRGAQPAGEESAPLAPVQAPVWGLGRVIGAEHPGLWGGLVDLDPRDSVELSARQLLEVLSSPGGEDQLALRGGERRVPRLVRASEEARPGARVQLRPDASYLITGGLGDLALCVARWMVERGARHLVLLGRTPLPPRSSWERLEPGSRLAHQVSSIQAMEALGARVHVASVDIADEAKLSAFLKVFHDEGWPALRGVMHTAGVIHGGTLVNLDARSLAEVLRPKVTGTWLLHRLLEGTPLDFFALFSAIPALVGWIGSGAANYSAANAFLDTLAHSLRRQGRPVVSINYGPWNQIGLAVREGGLEQLGRQGIGSMTPEQGVEALEAILSGGLSQLAVASLDWRRFFLAFPQAVSSPMLSELAREQASAASGGQGAEAGRVRATLLEAEPSARPRLLEDYLRQQVGRVLALPEASMDVHQSLLNLGLDSLMSIDLRNRLEADLGVVIPMVTLLQGPSISRLVIDVLPELSPAVDANGSPEEMEEVVL, encoded by the coding sequence ATGCATTTCGGACTGATGTTCTTCGCCAGCGACGAGACGGCGCTGAGCGGCAACGACAAGTATCGTCTGGTCATCGAGAGCGCCCGCTTCGGCGATCAGCACGGCTTCTCCAGCGTGTGGGTGCCGGAGCGGCACTTCACTCCGCTGGGGTGCCTCTACCCGAACCCGGCCGTGCTCCACGCGGCGCTGGCTCGGGAGACGCGCCGCATCCGCCTGAACGCGGGCAGCGTGGTGCTCCCGCTGCACAACCCCCTGCGCGTGGCCGAGGAGTGGGCCGTCGTGGACAACCTCTCCGGAGGCCGCGTCGGAATCTCCTTCGCGTCCGGGTGGAATCCCGATGACTTCGCCTTCTTCCCCGAGCGCTACAAGGACCGCTCGGCGCAGATGTACGCGAGCCTGGAGACGGTGCGGCGTCTGTGGCGCGGTGGCACCGTCGAGGTGACGAGCGGCAACGGCAAGCAGGTCTCGCTGCGGACGTACCCGGCGCCCGTCCAGCGGGAGCTGCCGGTGTGGCTCACCGCCGCGAGCAACCCGGAGACCTTCATCCAGGCGGGCGAGCGCGGCACCCACCTGCTCACCCACCTGTTGGATCAGGGCGTGGAGCAGCTCGCGGAGAAGATCGCCCTCTACCGGCAGGCGCGGGCCCGGCGCGGTTTCGATCCGGAGGCGGGCACTGTCACCCTCATGCTGCACACCTACGTCGGAGAGGACTTCGACACGGTGTGCCAGCAGGCGCGCGGACCCTACTGCGAATACCTCAAGGCCAACATCGGGCTGCTGAAGGGGCTGGCGCAGAGCCGCGTCCGGGAGGTCGACGTCACCCGGCTCTCGCCCGCGGAGCTCGACGAGTTCGTCGGCTTCCTCTTCGAGCGCTTCGTCTCCACCCGGGCGCTGATCGGCACGCCCTCGTCCTGCATGGAGCTGGTGCGTCAGCTCCAGGGAAGCGGAGTGGATGAGATCGCCTGTCTGCTCGACTTCGGCCCGCCGCAGGAGCGGGTGCTGGAGAACCTGGTCCACCTCGAGCGGCTGAAGGAGCGCAGCCAGGCCGAGCTCCCCGCGACGAGGCCCTCCGCGCTGGCACGTCCGGCCGCTCCCGAGGTGGCGCCGGTGTCCGAGACTCCGGTGTCCGGGGCGCCGGAGCAGGTCCAGGCCCGCTGCCCGGTGAGCGTGGAGGGGTCGGACTTCTACCTCCAGGTGGCCGCCTCCGGGGCGGAGTACGGGCCCCACATGCGGGCCATCGAGCGGCTCTGGTTGGGGGAGGGCGAGGTGCTGGGACGGCTGAGCCTGGCCGAGGCGCTCGCGCCCGAGTCGAAGGCCTACGGCTTCCACCCCGCGCTGCTGGACAACTGCTTCCTGCTGCTCGGGGCGCTGGCGCCGGACAGTCTGGATGGGGCGGGCCGGCTGCTCGCCCTGCCCACTGGGATGCGGCGCTTCCGGATCCACCGGCAGCCCGAGGGACAGGTGTGGAGCCATGTCATCCGATCGAGCAAGGCCGGCAATCGGGAGCTGCTCGAGGGAGACGTGCGAATCCTCGACGCGTCCGGGGCATTGATCGCCGAGGCCAGCGGCCTGCGCATCCAGCTCGTGGATCGCGCGGGTCCGGCGCCGGCCGACAGGGGCGTGGGCCAGCTGCTCTATCAGGTACGGTGGCAGCTCCAGGCGCGGCAGGAGGCACCGGCTCCGGCGGCCCCTTCGGGGGGGTGGGTGCTCTTCTCCGATGGGAAGGGCATCGGGCAGCGGTTGGCCGCGCTGCTGGCCGACCGGGGCGAGCACGTCACGCAGGTGTTCGCGGGTGAGTCCTTCGTGGAACTGGGGCAGGACCGGTACCAGCTTCGTCCGGACGATCCCGAGCAACTGCGGCGGTTGATGGGCCGGCTGTTGGAGGCGGAGGTTCCTCCGCGCGCGGTGGTGCACCTCTGGAGCCTGGATACCCGGAGCTGGGAGGAGACGACCGCGGCGACGCTGGAGCGGGACGAGGCGCTGGGGCTCGGCAGTGCCTTGCGCCTGGTACAGGCCCTGGTGGGCGGCGCGAGGGCCGAGTCGTCCCGGTTGTGGCTCGTCACCCGGGGCGCTCAGCCCGCGGGCGAGGAGTCCGCGCCACTCGCGCCGGTGCAGGCTCCGGTGTGGGGTCTGGGCCGGGTCATCGGAGCCGAGCACCCGGGGTTGTGGGGGGGACTGGTCGATCTGGATCCCCGGGACTCCGTCGAGCTGTCCGCCCGGCAACTGCTGGAGGTGCTCTCCTCGCCCGGTGGGGAAGATCAGCTCGCCCTGCGCGGAGGAGAGCGGCGCGTGCCCCGTCTGGTGCGCGCCAGCGAGGAGGCCCGGCCCGGCGCCAGGGTCCAGCTCCGCCCGGACGCCAGCTACCTCATCACGGGCGGGCTCGGTGACCTGGCCCTGTGCGTGGCCCGCTGGATGGTGGAGCGGGGGGCCCGTCATCTGGTGTTGCTGGGACGGACGCCCCTGCCACCGCGCTCGTCATGGGAGCGCCTCGAGCCGGGGAGCCGGCTGGCGCACCAGGTCTCCAGTATCCAGGCGATGGAGGCGCTGGGGGCCCGCGTCCACGTGGCCTCGGTGGACATCGCGGACGAGGCGAAGCTGTCCGCCTTCTTGAAGGTGTTCCACGACGAGGGCTGGCCCGCCCTGCGTGGCGTGATGCACACCGCGGGCGTCATCCACGGCGGAACGCTGGTCAACCTCGATGCGCGCTCGCTCGCCGAGGTGCTGCGTCCGAAGGTGACGGGGACGTGGCTGCTCCACCGGTTGCTCGAGGGCACCCCGCTGGACTTCTTCGCGCTCTTCTCGGCCATCCCGGCATTGGTGGGGTGGATTGGCTCGGGCGCGGCGAACTACTCGGCGGCCAATGCCTTCCTGGACACGCTGGCCCACTCCCTGCGGCGGCAGGGGCGGCCGGTGGTCAGCATCAACTATGGACCCTGGAACCAGATCGGCCTCGCCGTCCGCGAGGGAGGCCTGGAGCAGCTCGGCCGGCAGGGCATCGGCAGCATGACGCCGGAGCAGGGCGTGGAGGCGCTGGAGGCCATCCTCTCCGGCGGCCTGTCCCAGCTCGCGGTGGCCTCGCTCGACTGGCGGCGCTTCTTCCTGGCCTTCCCCCAGGCGGTGTCCTCTCCGATGCTCTCGGAGCTCGCCCGCGAGCAGGCCTCGGCGGCGTCCGGTGGGCAGGGCGCGGAGGCGGGCCGGGTGCGTGCCACCCTCCTGGAGGCGGAACCCTCGGCGCGCCCCCGGTTGCTGGAGGACTACCTGCGCCAGCAGGTGGGCCGGGTGCTCGCGCTGCCCGAGGCCTCGATGGACGTCCACCAGTCCCTGCTGAACCTGGGCCTGGACTCGCTGATGTCCATTGATTTGAGGAACCGGCTCGAGGCCGATCTCGGCGTGGTCATTCCCATGGTGACCCTGCTGCAGGGTCCCAGCATCTCCCGGTTGGTCATCGACGTGCTCCCGGAGCTGAGCCCGGCCGTCGATGCGAACGGGTCTCCTGAAGAGATGGAAGAGGTTGTCCTGTGA